In Sphingobacterium sp. R2, the genomic stretch TATCACATTCCAGACCTTTTCCTGCACCAGCAGTTTCGTTTTTATGTCCTGTGGAGGTATGTCCCACCCGTAATATTTTCCACCTTCCTGCAGGTAATGTCAGGTCGACACGACCTGCTTGGTCGGGACTGGGCAACCGGATAAGCTGTTGCTGTCCGACGATAGCGTCTTTGGCTACGGTGCTTGGTTCAGAGTTTTTTCCTACACGCCAGATTTCTCCCGTCTTTCCTTCGATCTGATTGACCTGCGCTTCTTCAAACAGACTGATGCCGTTTAATTTTAGCGAAGGTTTCCATTTACCGGAATCGAGGTCTTCGGCTCCAGGCTCACTGCCCACGGGATCGTAGACAAAACGGAAATATTTTGCTCTGGTATAGGGAATCAGGTGTGTGACGCCATTGTCCCAGTCCAACCAACCCATTCTTGGGGATTCTAATTGTGTAATCTTCCGAAAATTTAGGCCATCATCGCTAGCCCAAACTTGCAAACGATTTGCTTGGTAGTTGGATGCTGTCCATTCAATTTTCAATGAATTGCAAGGGAAGGGCCGCTCAAAAGCATATTGGATCCATCCTGGCGCAGCTGCTGCAAAATTTTGTTTGTTGCCTCTTTCAGCCAGTCGTTTTAGATCTTCGCCATAGCTGTTGGATACGTGAACCTTCTCCGTAAAGCTTTTTCGCGGCGAATGTGTCAGTGGCAGTGCAAATAAGGCAATATCTTCGTAATAGCCTTGTTGGGCTTGTGGTTGTGGCAATTGAACATTGCGCATCCGCTCGCCCTTGCTATCGATTACGGTATCGGCATGCACGACTTTCTGCATCGACTTCTCTAGACTGATCCACGGTCCGCCTGCGGTTGCAAATCCATCATTCGGCAATAAAGCTATTTTTACCCCATATTTTTTTGCTTCGTCGACGATATATTTGAACATATCCCACCATTCGGGTGTCAAAGACTCTGTTGGCGGATTGAAAAGCGGCGGATCAGTTTTCCCCTTAATAGGGGCCAAATATGCTCCTTTTATGTTGTTATCCGCCATCGCTTTTAAATCTGCTGCAATACCTTCCTTGGAGTAACTGGCATGCATAAAGTACCAAAATACCCATGGTTTTGCCTGTTCAAACGAATGTTGATCCAAAGGAACTAATGCCGTTGGAATACCTTTAATCTGTGCATTGCCGCTCAAACAGCCAAAAAGAAGACTTGTCCCTAATAGCAACTTAATCCTCGTCATATCTTATCTTGTTCTTTAAAGCTATCCAAAAGGTTGGACAGCCTATTTCTTTCACTTTTAAATTTATCTCCCTTATTGCGTCATTTCAACTAGTCGACACCTACAGGGTTTAACTTTACTTACTGGATATCTTCCTACTAATCTTCATTTATTTAATTGTATTGCACAAAATCCTTGACCGATTGTTTCAAATTTGTCGGAATCAGATAAAAGGAATAGCTGTAGTTTTTTGCCGGAATTTGATATTTTTCCAACGGTTGCGACACATCTGTCCAGGTATCATTTCCGCCAACACCCATCTGTTTTAAATCGACATTTAAAGTGATCTTATCTTCTTTTTTCAATTTAAACCAGTGTTTTGCTTCGACGATTGCTTTTTGTGAATAAGACCATGCACTCATATACAGCGGCTGCTCGCCGACAACCAAAAGACCTGCATTTTTATTTTGAAGGTGCATCCAACGCACGTCCATCCGATTTCCGTTTTCCTGTGGATAAAGGTAATGCTCCATGAATTGATCGATGTTCATGTGATAGACACCAAGGTCAAAACCATAAGCACGATCAGGATAATTCTCCATCGGCCCTAAGCCATAGTATTGGATGTCTTCAAATGTCGGATTGATACCCATTTGGAGCCCAACTTTTGGGATATTAGGTAATCCAGCCTTCACCTGCAACTGGTAGTTTACTGACACAATACCTGGATTTTTCACCGTATAGATCACTTTTACCTGTGCAGAATCAGCTGCAAGGGCATACAGTGTCTGTATTTCATACCCTTGATCTTTTTCCTGCGCGTTTACCGACACTACTTTTGGTGTGCCATACCAGTATTTTAGTTTTTTCTCCGGTTTCCAGCCCCGGCGGTCATTGTCCGTAGCCGGCCGCGTAAAGTTTGGGCGAATGGCATCTTTGATTATTTCCTGTCCCTTGTAATTAAACGCAGTCAAACTTCCGGTTAATTTGTCAAAGCTGACCTGAAATGTCTTGCCTGCGATATAATACTTATCGGTAGTTTCTGTCTTAATCAGCTTACCTCCTTTATCAGGTAAAGGTCGGATGACATTGGATTGTTCCTGCAAGCGTACTTGGGATGAAGAGACCACAAATCCAACTGGTCCCCATGCTGTCGCTTCCCGTAAACGAAATTGAATATCGAGCTGATATTCCTGATCTGCGGCACGCTTGAAAGGTAAATATTTGGCAAAGCTTACCTGTGCAGAATCGCCTGCGGCCAGATTCATGGCCGATATCGGCACTTCTTTTACTAGCAGCCCATTTCTGCGGAATAATAAGACAGCATCATAATGATTTAGGTTGAGCACCGCTGATCTATTTTTGACTTGTACCGTGGCCTTTTCTGGATCAACCAAAGTGACCTCTGCAGGCTGATAGATGCGCTTATTTTCGTACATCGCCGCTTTTGGACGTCCCCAAGCGTCGGTAATGCCATTCAGGCTAAAAGCGCCATTATGCACCTTTTCACCAAAATCGCCACCATAAGCCAGCACTTTACCATAAACGGAATCTTTGCGAATCAAGGCCTGATCCTTATAGTCCCAGATAAAACCACCGATCAAACGGGGATGGGCACGAAAGATATCCCAGAAATCACGAATGTTACCGGTCGAATTGCCCATGGAATGGGTATATTCAACAAAGAGAATAGGCCGATTATCACCATTATTTTGATTTAGTAAGAGCGCGGGGGTGAAAATGCCCGGATAAAACCGCGACACGATATCGACATAATATTGATCCTTTACATTTTGAATCCGATGCGCGTGATCGTTGGATTTTGGATAACGAGAATCTGAAGGGTCAATATAGCCCGGCAACTGATGGCTCCCCATAGCTGGTTCGTAATGTACAGGACGTGTGATGTCGAAATCATGGATCCAGGCAGCCATAGACGCCGTG encodes the following:
- a CDS encoding glycoside hydrolase family 2 TIM barrel-domain containing protein, which codes for MKLITKTRLYKKIVVSKLGVALLLSLSVISVQAQTVDGKPAVIPPVPNGQIAAPWENPMITSINRDPSRATGYSYATVEEALKNDRASNKRMLFLNGEWDFKFAFKPADAPQNFHVSEVKGWDKIQVPSNWEMKGYDIPIYRSAVYPFSPIDPPRIPKEYNGVGSYQKTFELPESWDGMNITLHFGGVISAYQLWINDNYVGYAEDSCLPSEFNATPYLKKGKNRISVQVLRWSDASYLEDQDHWRMSGIHREVFFMAEPKVRIADFHWQATLDADYQDAKFSLRPKVDNFSGDSINGFTLKAQLYDSKNKPILDKPLEKDASAIFDEIYPRLDNVKFGLLETTIKNPKKWSPEEPHLYRLVLTLYDKKNRLLEAKTCQVGFRNIAFSPKDSKLLINGKTTYLYGVNRHDHHPERGKALTREDMEADIRQIKQFNFNAIRTSHYPNDPYIYELCDRYGIMVMDEANMETHGLGGKLMNDPAWLAALNERVTRMVERDKNHPCIIIWSLGNESGRGPNTASMAAWIHDFDITRPVHYEPAMGSHQLPGYIDPSDSRYPKSNDHAHRIQNVKDQYYVDIVSRFYPGIFTPALLLNQNNGDNRPILFVEYTHSMGNSTGNIRDFWDIFRAHPRLIGGFIWDYKDQALIRKDSVYGKVLAYGGDFGEKVHNGAFSLNGITDAWGRPKAAMYENKRIYQPAEVTLVDPEKATVQVKNRSAVLNLNHYDAVLLFRRNGLLVKEVPISAMNLAAGDSAQVSFAKYLPFKRAADQEYQLDIQFRLREATAWGPVGFVVSSSQVRLQEQSNVIRPLPDKGGKLIKTETTDKYYIAGKTFQVSFDKLTGSLTAFNYKGQEIIKDAIRPNFTRPATDNDRRGWKPEKKLKYWYGTPKVVSVNAQEKDQGYEIQTLYALAADSAQVKVIYTVKNPGIVSVNYQLQVKAGLPNIPKVGLQMGINPTFEDIQYYGLGPMENYPDRAYGFDLGVYHMNIDQFMEHYLYPQENGNRMDVRWMHLQNKNAGLLVVGEQPLYMSAWSYSQKAIVEAKHWFKLKKEDKITLNVDLKQMGVGGNDTWTDVSQPLEKYQIPAKNYSYSFYLIPTNLKQSVKDFVQYN